One Streptomyces sp. NBC_01217 genomic region harbors:
- a CDS encoding carboxypeptidase regulatory-like domain-containing protein — MAVLGLTAPAANAATSATSATSATSATSATSTTSATSDTTAKPSVEASCAEPGPGEVSCFALRRTDVTSAKGVLPSDTPSGWGATALQNAYNLPTDGGAGQTIAIVDAYDDPTAEEDLAVYRAQYGLPACTTANGCFKKVDQRGGTDYPEPDSGWAGEISLDLDMVSAAAPYASIVLVEADSASFEDIGASVDQAVAQGAKYVSNSYGTGYNSTPGSGEDPSETTEFDAHYNHPGVAVVASSGDDAYGVAYPAASQYVTSVGGTALVQDSSASRGWSESVWHNSYGGPGSGCSVYEPKPAWQESTDTGCDMRGVADVSAVADPLTGVSVYQTYGGSGWAVYGGTSASSPIIAGVYAVAGTPTAGTYPAAYPYAAGGSGLNDVVDGENGSCSPSTLCTAGEGWDGPTGLGTPNGAAAFRNGPHGVLSGTVTDSGTGEPVSGAEISVGDSKAKSAADGSYTLTLAAGTYEVSVSAYGYTTSTLSGVEITDGSTLTKSFALAPVPTETVSGKITDGSGHGWPLYAKITVAGVPGAPIETDPLTGTYAVDLPAGKTYTLKVTSNYPGYLGAAKDVTVGDSAVSANVSLPVDAWAGTAAGYTAVDDGTTEPFDSTASAPEGWTVDNADGTTGGWQFDDPGNRTNTTGGTGAFAVVDSDKAGSGQTQNSTLTSPSYDFSAKDLPELSYRTTYRSFSNQTAEVEVSTDGGTTWTAVSSLATSVTGSKITIPLTDYAGDPDVRVRFHFTGSYGWWWEVDDVFIGARHVATVPGGLVVGQVDDANTGDGISGATLTGTGSSAVSTTTAATPDDAGLGDGFYWAFAPVGKQTLTAAKSKYTTASKAVTFAADSTVEKNFSLKAGRLKVTPTSVNSPVAWGGSATKTVTIKNTGGADATVKLAEKTGGFTPSASGAPLISKKGNYSPLSAKSQAGKSAGTTAAPAEGGDAWETVADLPDTIEDNAVAADNGKIYTAFGFDGSGDIKSLHSYDAENGWTRLADAADTREAPAHGFIDGKLYAVGGWGAGGSPDAKLEIYDPATNAWTTGASSPAALAGSGSAVLDGKLYAVGGCTANACGSDSVTVYDPSDDSWATAASYPEDVAWESCGAISGLLYCSGGVTDDTELKSAYVYDPAADSWSALPDMPKTLWGSASTAANGLLLISSGISGNALTNAGYAYDPAAGTWSALPNADVATFRGGGAPGFYKVGGATGIASPVSTVELLPGYDQTGDSDVTWLSLGSSQFTIAPGGTVSVVVSVNASVDEVTQPGAFTAQVGISTNTPYQVAPIPVTMTVAPPNTWGKITGTVFGKATDGGTAPLKGATVQIDSWANSYTLITDKDGHYALWLDARNNPLTVIVAKDGYAPTVTTVKVVKKGTVTTDFTLKKT; from the coding sequence ATCGCCGTATTGGGGCTTACCGCCCCGGCGGCGAACGCTGCCACTTCCGCCACCTCCGCCACCTCCGCCACCTCCGCCACCTCCGCCACCTCCACGACTTCCGCCACCTCCGACACCACCGCCAAACCGTCCGTCGAAGCCTCCTGTGCCGAGCCCGGCCCCGGTGAGGTGAGCTGCTTCGCGCTGCGCCGCACCGATGTGACCTCCGCCAAGGGCGTCCTGCCCAGCGACACCCCGAGCGGCTGGGGTGCCACCGCGCTCCAGAACGCCTACAACCTGCCGACCGACGGCGGCGCGGGCCAGACGATCGCCATCGTCGACGCCTACGACGATCCGACAGCCGAAGAGGACCTGGCCGTCTACCGGGCGCAGTACGGCCTGCCTGCCTGCACCACGGCCAACGGCTGCTTCAAGAAGGTCGACCAGAGGGGTGGCACCGACTACCCGGAGCCCGACAGCGGCTGGGCCGGTGAGATCTCGCTCGACCTGGACATGGTCTCGGCGGCCGCCCCGTACGCCAGCATCGTCCTGGTGGAGGCCGACTCCGCCAGCTTCGAGGACATCGGTGCCTCGGTCGACCAGGCGGTCGCCCAGGGCGCCAAGTACGTCTCCAACTCGTACGGCACCGGCTACAACAGCACCCCGGGCAGTGGCGAGGACCCCTCGGAGACCACCGAGTTCGACGCCCACTACAATCACCCGGGTGTCGCCGTGGTCGCCTCCTCGGGCGATGACGCCTACGGCGTCGCCTACCCGGCGGCCTCGCAGTACGTGACCTCCGTGGGCGGTACCGCGCTGGTTCAGGACTCCTCCGCCTCCCGCGGCTGGTCCGAGTCGGTCTGGCACAACAGCTACGGCGGTCCGGGCTCCGGCTGCTCGGTCTACGAGCCCAAGCCGGCCTGGCAGGAGAGCACCGACACCGGCTGCGACATGCGCGGGGTCGCCGATGTCTCCGCGGTCGCCGACCCGCTGACCGGTGTCTCGGTCTACCAGACCTACGGGGGCAGCGGCTGGGCCGTCTACGGCGGCACCAGCGCCTCTTCACCGATCATCGCCGGTGTCTACGCCGTGGCCGGTACGCCGACCGCCGGTACCTACCCCGCCGCGTACCCCTACGCGGCCGGCGGCAGCGGCCTGAACGACGTCGTCGACGGCGAGAACGGCTCCTGCAGCCCGTCCACGCTGTGCACGGCGGGCGAGGGCTGGGACGGCCCGACCGGCCTCGGCACCCCGAACGGCGCCGCTGCCTTCCGGAACGGCCCGCACGGTGTGCTCTCCGGCACCGTCACCGACAGCGGCACCGGTGAGCCGGTCTCCGGCGCGGAGATCTCCGTGGGCGACTCCAAGGCCAAATCCGCGGCGGACGGGAGCTACACGCTCACCCTGGCGGCCGGCACCTACGAGGTGTCGGTCAGTGCCTACGGGTACACCACCTCCACGCTGAGCGGTGTCGAGATCACCGACGGCTCCACCCTGACCAAGAGCTTCGCGCTCGCCCCGGTCCCGACCGAGACGGTCTCCGGCAAGATCACCGACGGTTCCGGGCACGGCTGGCCGCTCTACGCCAAGATCACCGTGGCCGGGGTGCCGGGCGCCCCCATAGAGACCGACCCGCTCACCGGCACCTACGCGGTGGACCTGCCGGCCGGCAAGACCTACACCCTGAAGGTCACCAGCAACTATCCCGGATACCTGGGCGCCGCCAAGGACGTCACCGTGGGCGACTCGGCGGTCTCCGCCAATGTGAGCCTGCCGGTGGACGCCTGGGCGGGAACCGCCGCCGGGTACACAGCGGTGGACGACGGCACCACCGAGCCCTTCGACTCCACCGCCTCGGCCCCCGAGGGCTGGACTGTCGACAACGCCGACGGAACCACCGGCGGCTGGCAGTTCGACGACCCGGGCAACCGGACGAACACCACCGGCGGCACGGGCGCCTTCGCCGTCGTCGACAGCGACAAGGCCGGCAGCGGCCAGACCCAGAACTCCACGCTGACCAGCCCCTCGTACGACTTCTCCGCCAAGGATCTGCCCGAACTCAGTTACCGGACCACCTACAGGTCCTTCTCCAACCAGACCGCCGAGGTCGAGGTGAGCACCGACGGCGGCACCACCTGGACCGCGGTCTCCTCGCTCGCCACCTCCGTGACCGGTTCCAAGATCACGATTCCGCTGACCGACTACGCGGGCGACCCCGACGTGAGGGTGCGGTTCCACTTCACCGGCTCGTACGGCTGGTGGTGGGAGGTCGACGATGTGTTCATCGGCGCCCGTCACGTGGCGACCGTCCCCGGCGGTCTGGTCGTCGGCCAGGTCGACGACGCCAACACCGGCGACGGCATCAGCGGGGCCACCCTGACCGGCACCGGCAGCAGCGCCGTGAGCACCACCACGGCCGCCACCCCGGACGACGCGGGCCTCGGCGACGGCTTCTACTGGGCCTTCGCACCGGTCGGCAAGCAGACGCTGACCGCCGCCAAGTCCAAGTACACCACGGCCTCCAAGGCCGTGACCTTCGCCGCAGACTCCACCGTCGAGAAGAACTTCTCCCTCAAGGCCGGGCGGCTCAAGGTCACTCCGACCTCGGTCAACTCCCCGGTGGCCTGGGGCGGTTCGGCGACCAAGACCGTCACGATCAAGAACACCGGTGGCGCCGACGCCACCGTCAAGCTGGCCGAGAAGACCGGCGGCTTCACCCCGTCCGCCTCGGGTGCGCCACTGATCAGCAAGAAGGGCAACTACTCCCCGCTGTCGGCGAAGAGTCAGGCCGGCAAGTCCGCCGGCACCACGGCCGCCCCGGCCGAGGGCGGCGACGCCTGGGAAACCGTGGCCGATCTGCCCGACACCATCGAGGACAACGCTGTCGCCGCCGACAACGGCAAGATCTACACGGCGTTCGGCTTCGACGGCTCGGGCGACATCAAGTCGCTCCACTCCTACGACGCGGAGAACGGCTGGACCCGGCTGGCCGACGCGGCGGACACCCGGGAGGCACCGGCCCACGGCTTCATCGACGGCAAGCTCTACGCCGTCGGCGGCTGGGGCGCCGGCGGCAGCCCGGACGCCAAGCTGGAGATCTACGACCCCGCCACCAACGCGTGGACGACCGGTGCTTCCTCGCCGGCCGCGCTGGCAGGATCGGGCTCCGCGGTCCTGGACGGCAAGCTGTACGCCGTGGGCGGCTGCACCGCCAACGCCTGCGGCTCCGACTCCGTGACGGTCTACGACCCGTCGGACGACTCCTGGGCCACCGCGGCAAGCTACCCCGAGGATGTCGCCTGGGAGTCCTGCGGCGCCATCAGCGGACTGCTGTACTGCTCCGGTGGTGTCACCGACGACACCGAGCTGAAGTCCGCGTACGTCTACGACCCGGCGGCAGACTCCTGGTCCGCCCTGCCGGACATGCCCAAGACCCTGTGGGGCTCCGCCTCCACCGCGGCCAACGGCCTGCTGCTGATCTCCTCCGGCATCAGCGGCAACGCACTCACCAACGCGGGCTACGCCTACGACCCGGCCGCCGGGACCTGGTCGGCCCTGCCCAACGCCGATGTCGCGACGTTCCGCGGCGGCGGCGCCCCGGGCTTCTACAAGGTCGGCGGCGCGACCGGCATCGCCAGCCCGGTGAGCACGGTCGAACTGCTCCCCGGCTACGACCAGACCGGTGATTCGGACGTCACCTGGCTGTCGCTGGGCTCCTCGCAGTTCACGATCGCCCCGGGCGGCACCGTCTCGGTCGTGGTGTCGGTGAACGCCTCGGTGGACGAGGTCACCCAGCCGGGTGCCTTCACCGCCCAGGTGGGCATCTCCACCAACACCCCGTACCAGGTGGCGCCAATCCCCGTCACCATGACCGTTGCCCCGCCGAACACCTGGGGCAAGATCACCGGGACGGTGTTCGGCAAGGCCACCGACGGAGGCACGGCACCCCTGAAGGGGGCAACCGTCCAGATCGACTCGTGGGCGAACTCATACACACTGATCACCGACAAGGACGGTCATTACGCCCTCTGGCTGGACGCCCGCAACAACCCGCTCACCGTGATCGTCGCCAAGGACGGTTACGCACCCACGGTGACCACCGTCAAGGTCGTCAAGAAGGGAACGGTGACCACCGACTTCACCCTGAAGAAGACCTAG
- a CDS encoding alpha/beta fold hydrolase, with protein sequence MPIFHAYDGTELAYRLLGKGAPLICLPGGPMRAGAYLGDLGGLSAHRQLVVLDLRGTGESAVPDDPSTYRCDRLVDDVEALRVHLGLEGIDLLAHSGSADLAALYAARHPQRLRTLTLVTPGARSVGIEVTGQDWREACELRRDEPWYAAGRAALEDIRSGRAASEVWSAVEPFTYGRWDALSRAHAATAPGQTNSEAAQAYYEDGVFDPAATAAALADVTAPVLVLAGQYDAGPTPDRAAELVALFSNAEFVVQRGAAHYPWLDDPGAFVRTVNAFLDPDVLSVHAGGIRLAHRVWGDMSASPVVLVHGRGDDSRTWTGIAERLAAEHRVYAFDFRGHGLSDWPGRYSFELFRDDLHAFLEVRNLAGATVVGHSMGAAAACLLAAQEPGLIGRLVLEEVPPPFPLHPPRGPVERPDEELGFDWPVVPSINAQLNEPDPAWRERLGEITAPTLVIGGGPASQIAQDGLVWMAGRIPRGRFVTIDAGHLVHTERPDEFLAELRSFGLS encoded by the coding sequence ATGCCGATTTTCCACGCATACGACGGGACCGAACTCGCTTACCGCCTTCTGGGGAAGGGCGCACCGCTGATCTGTCTGCCCGGCGGACCGATGCGGGCCGGAGCCTACCTGGGCGATCTCGGCGGACTCTCGGCCCACCGGCAGCTCGTGGTGCTCGATCTGCGCGGCACGGGGGAGTCCGCGGTGCCGGACGACCCGTCGACGTACCGCTGCGACCGGCTGGTCGACGACGTCGAAGCACTGCGCGTACACCTCGGCCTCGAAGGCATCGACCTGCTCGCACACTCCGGATCGGCCGACCTGGCCGCACTCTATGCCGCACGGCACCCGCAGCGGCTGCGTACGCTCACGCTCGTCACACCCGGCGCCCGATCCGTCGGTATCGAGGTCACCGGCCAGGACTGGCGCGAGGCCTGTGAGCTGCGCCGGGACGAACCGTGGTACGCAGCCGGGCGGGCCGCCCTGGAGGACATCCGGTCGGGGCGAGCCGCGAGTGAGGTCTGGTCCGCCGTCGAGCCGTTCACCTACGGACGATGGGACGCTCTCTCCCGGGCCCATGCCGCCACCGCCCCCGGACAGACCAACTCCGAAGCGGCGCAGGCCTATTACGAGGACGGTGTCTTCGACCCGGCCGCCACCGCCGCCGCACTCGCGGACGTGACCGCACCGGTCCTCGTCCTCGCGGGCCAGTACGACGCGGGACCGACGCCGGACCGCGCCGCCGAACTGGTCGCGCTCTTCTCGAACGCCGAGTTCGTCGTGCAGCGCGGCGCCGCGCACTACCCCTGGCTGGACGACCCGGGCGCCTTCGTCCGTACGGTCAACGCCTTCCTCGATCCGGACGTGCTGAGCGTGCACGCGGGCGGCATACGGCTCGCCCACCGGGTGTGGGGGGACATGTCGGCGTCGCCCGTCGTGCTGGTCCACGGCCGTGGCGACGACAGCAGGACCTGGACCGGGATCGCCGAACGCCTCGCCGCCGAACACCGCGTATACGCCTTCGACTTCCGTGGCCACGGCCTCAGCGACTGGCCCGGCCGCTACTCCTTCGAGCTGTTCCGGGACGATCTGCACGCCTTCCTGGAGGTCCGCAACCTGGCGGGCGCCACCGTGGTCGGACACTCCATGGGCGCCGCCGCGGCCTGTCTGCTCGCCGCGCAGGAACCCGGACTGATCGGCCGGCTCGTCCTGGAGGAGGTACCGCCGCCGTTCCCGCTCCACCCGCCGCGCGGTCCCGTCGAACGGCCCGACGAGGAGTTGGGCTTCGACTGGCCCGTGGTGCCGTCGATCAACGCCCAGCTGAACGAACCGGACCCGGCCTGGCGCGAACGGCTCGGGGAGATCACCGCCCCTACCCTCGTCATCGGCGGCGGCCCCGCAAGCCAGATCGCCCAGGACGGGCTGGTCTGGATGGCGGGGCGGATACCGCGTGGCCGCTTCGTCACCATCGATGCCGGACACCTCGTCCACACCGAGCGACCGGACGAATTCCTCGCGGAGCTGCGGTCGTTCGGACTGTCCTGA
- the paaK gene encoding phenylacetate--CoA ligase PaaK, protein MTALLDAAERLSRDELEALQLERLRATLHHAYENVGHYRAAFDKAGLRPDDCRTLADLARFPFTTKADLRENYPFGMFAVPEDRVRRIHASSGTTGRPTVVGYTERDLDTWADVVARSIRAAGGRPGHKVHVAYGYGLFTGGLGAHYGAERLGCTVIPASGGMTARQVQLIQDFRPEIIMVTPSYMLTLLDEFERQGVDPRTTSLKVGIFGAEPWTQEMRREIEERFAIDAVDIYGLSEVMGPGVAQECVETKDGLHIWEDHFYPEIVDPFTGEVLPDGEEGELVFTSLTKEAMPVIRYRTRDLTRLLPGTARVFRRMEKVTGRSDDLVILRGVNLFPTQIEEIVLRTPAVAPHFQLRLTREGRLDALTVRAEARAGATPEQRTAAAESITAAVKDGIGVSVGVEIVDPGTLERSVGKFKRIVDERGGR, encoded by the coding sequence ATGACGGCTCTGCTGGACGCGGCGGAACGACTGAGCCGCGACGAGCTGGAGGCACTCCAGCTGGAGCGGCTGCGGGCCACGCTGCACCATGCGTACGAGAACGTCGGCCACTACCGGGCCGCGTTCGACAAGGCCGGGCTGCGTCCGGACGACTGCCGTACGCTCGCCGATCTCGCCCGCTTCCCCTTCACGACCAAGGCGGATCTGCGGGAGAACTACCCCTTCGGCATGTTCGCCGTGCCCGAGGACCGCGTACGGCGTATCCATGCGTCCAGCGGGACGACGGGCCGTCCGACGGTCGTCGGTTATACCGAGCGCGACCTGGACACCTGGGCGGATGTGGTCGCCCGCTCGATCCGGGCCGCAGGGGGCCGTCCCGGGCACAAGGTCCATGTGGCGTACGGATACGGGCTGTTCACCGGCGGTCTGGGAGCGCACTACGGGGCGGAACGGCTCGGCTGTACCGTCATCCCCGCCTCGGGCGGCATGACGGCCCGCCAGGTCCAGCTGATCCAGGACTTCCGGCCCGAGATCATCATGGTGACGCCGTCGTACATGCTGACGCTCCTGGACGAGTTCGAGCGGCAGGGCGTCGATCCGCGGACCACCTCCCTGAAGGTCGGGATCTTCGGCGCCGAGCCGTGGACGCAGGAGATGCGGCGCGAGATCGAGGAGCGGTTCGCGATCGACGCGGTCGACATCTACGGCCTCTCGGAGGTGATGGGGCCCGGTGTCGCGCAGGAGTGCGTGGAGACCAAGGACGGGCTGCACATCTGGGAAGACCACTTCTACCCGGAGATCGTCGATCCGTTCACCGGCGAGGTGCTGCCGGACGGTGAGGAGGGCGAACTGGTCTTCACCTCGCTCACCAAGGAGGCCATGCCGGTCATCCGCTACCGGACGCGGGACCTGACCCGGCTGCTGCCCGGCACGGCGCGGGTGTTCCGGCGGATGGAGAAGGTGACCGGGCGCAGCGACGATCTGGTGATCCTGCGAGGGGTGAATCTCTTCCCGACCCAGATCGAGGAGATCGTGCTGCGCACCCCGGCAGTGGCACCGCACTTCCAGCTGCGGCTGACCCGCGAGGGCCGCCTCGACGCGCTGACCGTACGGGCGGAGGCGCGGGCGGGGGCCACGCCCGAGCAGCGGACGGCCGCAGCGGAATCGATCACGGCGGCCGTCAAGGACGGGATCGGGGTGTCGGTCGGGGTCGAGATCGTCGATCCCGGGACGCTGGAGAGGTCGGTCGGCAAGTTCAAGCGGATCGTGGACGAGCGCGGGGGGCGTTAG